One stretch of Cervus canadensis isolate Bull #8, Minnesota chromosome 5, ASM1932006v1, whole genome shotgun sequence DNA includes these proteins:
- the SPACA9 gene encoding sperm acrosome-associated protein 9 isoform X3: MMNEVKESLRNVEQKYKIFQQQQFTFIAALEHCRENAHDKIRPISSIGQVQSYMEHHCSNSTDRRILLMFLDICSELSKLCQHFEALHAGTPVTNNLLEKCKTLVSQSNDLSSLRAKYPHDVVNHLSCDEARNHYGGVVSLIPIILDLMKEWVAHSEKLPRKALHQGAT, translated from the exons ATGATGAATGAGGTGAAAGAGTCCCTGCGGAACGTGGAGCAGAAGTACAAGATCttccagcagcagcagttcaCCTTCATCGCGGCCCTGGAGCACTGCAGGGAGAACGCCCACGACAAGATCCGGCCCATCTCCAGCATCGGGCAG GTGCAGAGCTACATGGAGCACCACTGCAGCAACTCCACAGACCGGCGCATCCTGCTCATGTTCCTGGACATCTGCTCGGAGCTCAGCAAGCTCTGCCAGCACTTCGAGGCCCTGCACGCTGGAACCCCGGTCACCAACAACCTCCTCGAGAAATGCAAGACCCTCGTGAGCCAAAGCAATGACCTGAGTAGCCTGCGAGCCAA ATACCCCCATGACGTGGTGAACCACCTCAGCTGTGACGAGGCCCGGAACCACTACGGAGGTGTGGTCAGCCTCATCCCCATCATCCTGGACCTGATGAAAGAGTGGGTCGCCCACTCGGAGAAGCTGCCCCGCAAAGCGCTGCACCAA GGGGCGACTTAG
- the SPACA9 gene encoding sperm acrosome-associated protein 9 isoform X2: MEHHCSNSTDRRILLMFLDICSELSKLCQHFEALHAGTPVTNNLLEKCKTLVSQSNDLSSLRAKYPHDVVNHLSCDEARNHYGGVVSLIPIILDLMKEWVAHSEKLPRKALHQVSEPQAATLATAHAPQASGTQPQLRKQNCGQLTQNVPKPGGKDQGSSKPPWRPPGGKL, encoded by the exons ATGGAGCACCACTGCAGCAACTCCACAGACCGGCGCATCCTGCTCATGTTCCTGGACATCTGCTCGGAGCTCAGCAAGCTCTGCCAGCACTTCGAGGCCCTGCACGCTGGAACCCCGGTCACCAACAACCTCCTCGAGAAATGCAAGACCCTCGTGAGCCAAAGCAATGACCTGAGTAGCCTGCGAGCCAA ATACCCCCATGACGTGGTGAACCACCTCAGCTGTGACGAGGCCCGGAACCACTACGGAGGTGTGGTCAGCCTCATCCCCATCATCCTGGACCTGATGAAAGAGTGGGTCGCCCACTCGGAGAAGCTGCCCCGCAAAGCGCTGCACCAAGTGAGTGAGCCCCAGGCAGCCACGCTGGCCACCGCGCACGCTCCCCAGGCCTCGGGCACCCAGCCCCAGCTACGGAAACAAAACTGTGGGCAACTGACACAGAATGTCCCCAAACCTGGGGGGAAAGACCAAGGAAGTTCAAAACCACCCTGGAGACCACCCGGTGGGAAACTGTAA
- the SPACA9 gene encoding sperm acrosome-associated protein 9 isoform X1: protein MMNEVKESLRNVEQKYKIFQQQQFTFIAALEHCRENAHDKIRPISSIGQVQSYMEHHCSNSTDRRILLMFLDICSELSKLCQHFEALHAGTPVTNNLLEKCKTLVSQSNDLSSLRAKYPHDVVNHLSCDEARNHYGGVVSLIPIILDLMKEWVAHSEKLPRKALHQVSEPQAATLATAHAPQASGTQPQLRKQNCGQLTQNVPKPGGKDQGSSKPPWRPPGGKL, encoded by the exons ATGATGAATGAGGTGAAAGAGTCCCTGCGGAACGTGGAGCAGAAGTACAAGATCttccagcagcagcagttcaCCTTCATCGCGGCCCTGGAGCACTGCAGGGAGAACGCCCACGACAAGATCCGGCCCATCTCCAGCATCGGGCAG GTGCAGAGCTACATGGAGCACCACTGCAGCAACTCCACAGACCGGCGCATCCTGCTCATGTTCCTGGACATCTGCTCGGAGCTCAGCAAGCTCTGCCAGCACTTCGAGGCCCTGCACGCTGGAACCCCGGTCACCAACAACCTCCTCGAGAAATGCAAGACCCTCGTGAGCCAAAGCAATGACCTGAGTAGCCTGCGAGCCAA ATACCCCCATGACGTGGTGAACCACCTCAGCTGTGACGAGGCCCGGAACCACTACGGAGGTGTGGTCAGCCTCATCCCCATCATCCTGGACCTGATGAAAGAGTGGGTCGCCCACTCGGAGAAGCTGCCCCGCAAAGCGCTGCACCAAGTGAGTGAGCCCCAGGCAGCCACGCTGGCCACCGCGCACGCTCCCCAGGCCTCGGGCACCCAGCCCCAGCTACGGAAACAAAACTGTGGGCAACTGACACAGAATGTCCCCAAACCTGGGGGGAAAGACCAAGGAAGTTCAAAACCACCCTGGAGACCACCCGGTGGGAAACTGTAA